Proteins encoded together in one Pantoea sp. CCBC3-3-1 window:
- the crcB gene encoding fluoride efflux transporter CrcB, with amino-acid sequence MKALFAVIVGGSAGCVIRWLLAVRLNALFPNLPPGTLIVNLVGGFIIGAAMGWFLRNPQLDPAWKLLITTGLCGGMTTFSTFSLEIVTLLQAGNYFWAMVSVFTHVIGSLLMTFLGFWLMTLIAG; translated from the coding sequence ATGAAAGCACTGTTCGCCGTCATCGTTGGCGGTTCCGCTGGCTGCGTTATTCGCTGGCTGCTGGCCGTTCGCCTTAACGCACTTTTCCCCAATCTGCCGCCCGGCACCCTGATTGTGAATCTGGTTGGCGGCTTTATTATTGGTGCGGCGATGGGCTGGTTTTTACGCAACCCGCAGCTCGATCCTGCATGGAAACTGTTAATCACCACGGGCTTATGCGGTGGGATGACAACCTTCTCGACCTTTTCACTGGAGATCGTAACGCTGCTCCAGGCCGGGAACTACTTTTGGGCCATGGTTTCCGTCTTTACCCACGTTATCGGCTCACTGTTAATGACGTTTTTGGGCTTCTGGCTGATGACGCTGATTGCCGGATAA
- a CDS encoding sugar porter family MFS transporter, whose translation MTETSSSGTKAASAKAPTSTEPLVKVIAFIATLGGLLFGYDTGVIAGALLFMKHDLHLTSLTTGMVTSFLILGSAIGAIFAGRVADRFGRKKIILVMALIFMVGSIGCATAPNVEMMISFRFILGLAVGGAAAIVPIYIAEIVPANRRWQFVTLQELMIVSGQLIAYTSNAAINEVWGGEATWRWMLGVACVPAVILWVGMLFLPDTPRWYAMHGRYSDARDVLERTRHSRMVEKELSEIRKSMSSKSEKNARRKKTISTWMKRLVALGIGIAMLQQLSGVNTIMFYAPTMLQATGLGTNASLLATIANGVISVIMTFVGIMLLSRFGRRPLLLTGQIGCTCTLLAIGLLTWLMPETVDGHPDVLRSYLVLAGMLVFLCFQQGALSPVTWLLLSEMFPMRIRGMANGISVFAMQMTNFSIAFMFPILLEHFGLTMTFFGFAAIGVAGGIFAILFAPETQGKTLEQIEKHFKKHLQDDPAPQTGS comes from the coding sequence GTGACTGAGACATCAAGCAGCGGGACAAAGGCCGCGTCGGCAAAGGCGCCGACCTCGACCGAACCGCTGGTAAAAGTAATTGCCTTTATTGCGACACTTGGAGGCCTGCTGTTTGGCTATGATACCGGCGTGATTGCCGGCGCCTTACTGTTTATGAAGCACGATCTTCATCTGACCTCACTGACTACCGGCATGGTAACCAGCTTTCTGATTCTTGGCTCGGCGATCGGCGCTATTTTTGCGGGTCGTGTGGCCGATCGCTTTGGCCGTAAAAAAATCATTCTGGTGATGGCGCTGATCTTTATGGTTGGCTCGATTGGCTGTGCTACGGCGCCAAATGTGGAAATGATGATCTCGTTCCGCTTTATTCTTGGCCTGGCTGTTGGCGGTGCGGCAGCTATCGTTCCTATCTATATTGCCGAAATCGTTCCTGCGAATCGCCGCTGGCAGTTTGTTACCCTACAGGAGTTGATGATTGTTTCTGGCCAGCTGATTGCTTACACCAGCAACGCCGCAATCAATGAGGTCTGGGGTGGTGAAGCAACGTGGCGCTGGATGCTGGGCGTGGCCTGTGTCCCGGCGGTGATCCTGTGGGTCGGCATGCTGTTCCTGCCGGATACGCCGCGCTGGTACGCGATGCATGGCCGTTACAGTGATGCTCGTGACGTGCTGGAACGTACCCGCCACTCCCGAATGGTGGAAAAAGAACTGAGTGAAATTCGTAAATCCATGTCTTCTAAAAGCGAGAAAAATGCTCGCCGTAAGAAAACCATCTCTACCTGGATGAAACGTCTGGTTGCTCTCGGTATCGGCATTGCCATGCTGCAACAGCTTTCCGGTGTGAACACCATTATGTTTTATGCACCGACAATGTTGCAGGCAACGGGCCTTGGCACCAACGCTTCCCTGCTGGCCACCATTGCTAACGGCGTGATCTCGGTGATTATGACCTTCGTGGGGATTATGTTGCTCAGCCGTTTTGGCCGTCGTCCTCTGCTGCTGACCGGGCAAATTGGCTGCACCTGTACGCTGTTGGCGATTGGGCTGCTGACCTGGCTGATGCCGGAAACCGTTGATGGCCATCCTGACGTATTACGCAGCTATCTGGTGTTGGCCGGCATGTTGGTGTTCCTCTGCTTCCAGCAGGGCGCGCTTTCTCCTGTCACCTGGCTGCTGCTGTCCGAGATGTTCCCAATGCGTATTCGCGGCATGGCCAACGGGATTTCGGTGTTTGCCATGCAAATGACCAACTTCTCGATCGCCTTTATGTTCCCGATATTACTGGAGCATTTCGGCCTGACCATGACCTTCTTCGGTTTTGCCGCCATCGGTGTTGCCGGTGGTATCTTCGCGATTCTGTTTGCACCGGAGACGCAGGGCAAGACGCTGGAGCAGATTGAGAAGCACTTCAAAAAACATTTACAGGACGATCCAGCGCCGCAGACCGGCAGCTGA
- the iraP gene encoding anti-adapter protein IraP: MKQLVIDILMKIAKVEVDAKELTAQVEAQSLLIAALLLTAGKEGASTISENIQNAVLAATSSGQQFLQTDVDLLLTHINRLLAVTRYIDEKKNVEEPN, encoded by the coding sequence ATGAAGCAATTAGTAATCGATATTTTAATGAAAATCGCTAAGGTTGAAGTCGATGCGAAGGAACTGACCGCACAGGTGGAAGCTCAGTCTTTGCTCATCGCGGCGCTGCTGCTGACGGCAGGAAAAGAGGGCGCGTCCACTATCTCGGAAAATATTCAAAATGCCGTACTTGCGGCCACCTCTTCCGGGCAACAATTTTTGCAAACGGATGTCGATCTGTTGCTGACCCACATTAACCGTCTGCTGGCCGTCACTCGCTACATTGATGAGAAGAAAAACGTCGAAGAGCCTAACTAA
- a CDS encoding nuclear transport factor 2 family protein encodes MSQTLHRPPLPPFTHETAKEKVRLAEDGWNSRDPHNVAQAYTTDTRWRNRIEFVSNRQEAEAFLSRKWQKELDYRLIKELWAVDGRRIAVRYAYEWHDEAGNWYRSYGNENWEFDDNGLMAHRYACINDLPIQASERKFHWPLGRRPDDHPGLSELGL; translated from the coding sequence ATGTCTCAGACTCTACATCGTCCGCCGTTGCCGCCTTTTACCCATGAAACCGCGAAGGAAAAGGTTCGTCTGGCAGAAGATGGCTGGAACAGCCGCGATCCGCACAACGTGGCGCAGGCCTATACCACCGATACTCGCTGGCGTAACCGGATTGAGTTTGTCTCTAACCGACAGGAAGCTGAAGCGTTTCTCAGCCGTAAATGGCAAAAGGAGCTGGACTACCGGCTAATCAAAGAGCTTTGGGCGGTGGACGGGCGGCGTATCGCCGTGCGTTATGCCTATGAATGGCATGATGAGGCCGGAAACTGGTATCGCTCATACGGTAACGAAAACTGGGAATTCGATGATAACGGACTGATGGCGCATCGCTACGCCTGCATTAACGATCTGCCGATTCAGGCATCCGAGCGTAAATTCCACTGGCCCCTCGGCCGCCGCCCGGACGATCATCCGGGGCTTAGCGAGCTGGGCTTGTAG
- a CDS encoding nuclear transport factor 2 family protein: MSVTLPVEKQFAAYNAHDLPAFIACFSENFTAWRMPADSPSLTGKTALAEFYRDHRFNNANLRAELLSRTVLGNQVFDHEVIYGLQAEPIESIAVFEIADGLIQTAWFYFA, translated from the coding sequence ATGTCAGTAACGCTTCCTGTCGAAAAGCAGTTCGCCGCCTATAACGCCCACGATCTGCCGGCCTTTATCGCCTGTTTCTCGGAAAACTTTACTGCATGGCGGATGCCAGCAGATTCTCCTTCGCTCACCGGAAAAACGGCTCTGGCTGAGTTTTACCGCGATCATCGATTTAATAATGCAAACCTGAGAGCGGAGCTGCTGTCGCGTACCGTACTGGGCAATCAGGTATTCGATCATGAGGTGATCTATGGGTTACAGGCTGAACCCATAGAAAGTATTGCGGTGTTTGAGATAGCGGACGGGCTGATACAAACTGCGTGGTTTTATTTCGCCTGA
- the yjbE gene encoding exopolysaccharide production protein YjbE, producing the protein MKKITALVLFLMMAGSSSAWAAPAAGAAAGSEATTMSDGDSNAVGVGAVTALLGVALATMGGGGGDDGSTSTTTTTTTTSTTAP; encoded by the coding sequence ATGAAAAAGATCACAGCACTTGTCCTGTTCCTGATGATGGCCGGCAGCAGCAGCGCCTGGGCGGCCCCCGCTGCCGGGGCCGCTGCGGGGAGCGAAGCGACAACGATGTCAGACGGCGATTCTAATGCCGTAGGCGTAGGCGCCGTTACCGCATTGCTCGGCGTCGCTTTAGCCACCATGGGCGGCGGCGGTGGCGATGATGGCTCCACCAGCACCACGACAACCACGACCACAACCTCAACAACCGCGCCATAA
- a CDS encoding class I SAM-dependent methyltransferase, with translation MLLSACSWIKNKTDYLQEFLSDPRQTGTIAPSSLSLCKTMSDAVDWSECARIAELGAGDGVLTRHLLQRMRPDAGLLAFETNPRFHSKLQAIGDKRLQISAASAETLSGEYDAIFSGLPLLSLPQSVRHDILERAAQRLTPGGVFVQFQYTSLSEPLLSSYFVWNRTRVLRNLPPAWVYSCQRPQAEK, from the coding sequence ATGCTGTTATCTGCGTGTTCCTGGATTAAAAATAAAACAGACTATCTGCAGGAATTTCTTTCCGATCCGCGGCAAACCGGGACTATTGCGCCATCTTCACTGTCATTGTGCAAAACGATGTCTGATGCCGTGGACTGGAGCGAGTGTGCCCGGATCGCGGAGCTGGGTGCCGGAGACGGCGTGTTAACCCGGCATCTGCTACAGCGTATGCGGCCGGATGCCGGACTGCTGGCTTTCGAGACAAACCCCAGATTTCATTCGAAATTACAGGCGATCGGCGACAAAAGACTGCAAATTTCTGCTGCGTCGGCGGAAACGTTAAGCGGCGAATACGACGCGATTTTCTCCGGTTTGCCGCTGCTCTCGCTACCGCAATCTGTTCGCCATGACATTCTTGAACGGGCCGCACAGCGGCTTACGCCGGGGGGCGTCTTTGTGCAGTTTCAATATACTTCCCTCTCTGAGCCACTGCTCTCCAGCTATTTCGTCTGGAACCGCACGCGTGTACTGCGCAACCTGCCGCCGGCCTGGGTCTACAGCTGCCAGCGTCCCCAGGCTGAGAAGTAA
- a CDS encoding acyltransferase: MKTINIKLLTLLATFLVILLHTAAIPFSYFHAAWSVSVMYEALGRIAFPLFLLIAGFVSLNKNESLLSTLKTRVLDLVIPLVVWSAIYLVYNQQINGSSAPVSLLELLSTPAYPHLWFVYTMILLYLVTPLLNTFIQNGSQQRVNYTLTVWFVLASVYMLFDNVKANLLEGQALPVPSNIDMVVYLSGFYIIGGVVRRFDINPKVIISAIIFILSAVLTAVMTYSLSISTFAPNQVFLFYSAPTIVVVSLACFFMLLNAPFAWREHTNNAIHSLSRLSIGIFFVHPIVLETLLKTLHIEFEGYYSALTIPLVALVCFAISAVIVWLLRQVRWVRRIAP, translated from the coding sequence TTGAAAACGATCAATATTAAGTTGCTGACGCTGTTGGCAACATTTCTCGTCATTTTATTGCACACTGCAGCAATACCTTTCAGCTATTTCCACGCTGCCTGGTCGGTATCGGTGATGTATGAAGCGTTAGGGCGCATCGCTTTTCCTCTGTTCCTGCTAATCGCGGGTTTTGTCTCACTCAACAAAAACGAATCGCTGCTCAGTACATTAAAAACCCGCGTGCTGGATTTGGTGATCCCGCTGGTTGTCTGGTCAGCTATCTACCTTGTTTATAACCAGCAGATCAACGGTAGCAGCGCTCCGGTTAGCCTGCTGGAACTGCTCAGTACGCCCGCCTATCCGCATCTGTGGTTTGTCTACACCATGATCCTGCTCTATCTGGTGACGCCGTTACTGAACACCTTCATCCAGAACGGTAGCCAGCAACGAGTGAACTACACCCTGACGGTATGGTTTGTGCTCGCTTCGGTTTATATGCTGTTTGATAACGTAAAGGCTAACCTGCTGGAAGGCCAGGCACTGCCGGTGCCGAGCAATATTGATATGGTGGTTTATCTTTCGGGGTTTTATATCATTGGTGGCGTGGTCAGGCGCTTTGATATCAATCCAAAGGTCATCATCTCGGCCATTATTTTTATCCTTTCTGCGGTGTTAACCGCCGTTATGACCTACTCGCTTTCTATCAGTACCTTCGCCCCTAATCAGGTGTTTCTGTTCTACTCGGCACCGACGATTGTGGTTGTGTCCCTGGCCTGCTTCTTTATGCTGTTGAACGCCCCTTTCGCCTGGCGAGAGCATACCAACAATGCCATTCATTCGCTGTCGAGGTTAAGTATTGGGATTTTCTTTGTGCACCCTATTGTGCTCGAAACCCTGCTTAAGACGCTGCATATCGAGTTCGAAGGCTACTATTCTGCCCTGACTATCCCGCTGGTTGCGCTGGTTTGCTTTGCCATTTCCGCAGTGATTGTCTGGCTGTTACGCCAGGTCCGCTGGGTACGTCGCATTGCCCCCTAA
- a CDS encoding biofilm/acid-resistance regulator YmgB/AriR: MHSTLTKSNHELAEYFQTEIKEAHTEVEILGSVVVEILHSGAPVTNKAIISRLLQRLETSSDVVSLDIHRHALELVVHQTEDDPVA; encoded by the coding sequence ATGCACAGCACTTTGACCAAGAGCAACCATGAACTGGCCGAGTATTTCCAGACTGAGATAAAAGAAGCCCATACTGAAGTTGAAATTCTTGGCTCCGTTGTCGTAGAAATCCTACACAGCGGCGCGCCGGTGACGAATAAAGCGATTATCAGCCGTTTGCTACAGCGACTGGAGACCTCCAGCGATGTGGTTTCTCTGGATATTCATCGCCATGCGCTGGAGCTTGTTGTGCATCAGACCGAAGATGATCCGGTTGCCTGA